The region AGCGACTGCTACTCGAAAACTTCGGCCTCGAGTCCGTTCTCGATACGACACGTCGGTCAATCGCGAGCGTTCGAATAGTTACGAGAGAACTCGACGCTACCGGAGATACAAGATTAGGAGGCCGAGTGCGAGAAGCATGAGTCCCCACCACAGCGAATCACCGGGAAGAACGATCAGGACCAGCGTGACGATACCCGATGAAAACAACGACCAGCCGATGGTAGTTTGATACGCCATAGGCGGCGTACGCGAGCGAGTACAAACAACCACCGGCTTGCAACGCAAGTACGGTGTGACAGCAAGCAGATTCGGGAGGACTCGAGTCAGTGAACGGTTGCTCGAGCGGTCGTAATCGCTATGCTGTTATCGGCGAGTGAGCGTTCGGCAAACCTCAATCAGTGCTGTTCGCCGAGCGCTTCGGCCTGGACCGACGACTGATGTGGAATGCGCGGCGCTACGAGCCGCTACGACCAAGCGAACGGCGCAGCCGTAAACTGAGAACGTTCCGCGTCCCCTAACGGAAGAAAGAAGCTTTTGCACTGAATTTTGCTCGCGGGTCACTGCGCTCCCCGCTCGCTCTCAGCGATTCTCGTTCATCGCGGTCGCTCCGAATCGCTCCTACATCATGCCGCCCATGCCGCCGCCCATGCCGCCCATGCCGCCGCCGGGTGCGCCTTCTTCGTCGCCACCCTTGTCGGTGGAGAGGTCGCCGGCGGAGATGATGTCGTCGATTTTGAGCACGAGGTTGGCCGCTTCGGACGCGGAGGTAACGGCCTGCTCTTTGGCGTGTGCCGGCTCGACGACGCCTGCTTCGTACGTATCCTCGATATCGCTCGAGAAGACGTTCAATCCGGCCTGCACGTCGCCGTCGTCGTGTGCTGCACGCAGGTCGACGAGCGTGTCGATGGAGTCGAGGCCGGCGTTCTCGGCGAGCACGCGGGGGACGAGTTCGAGCGAGTCCGCGAAGGCCTCGACGGCGAGTTGCTCACGACCGGAGACGGAGTCGGCGAAGTCACGCAGTCGGGACGCCAGTTCGACTTCGGTTGCACCGCCGCCTGCGAGCACGCGGCCGTCGGAGACCGTCTGTGCGACGACGTCGAGGGCGTCGGTGACGCCGCGCTCGAGTTCGTCGACGACGTGGTCGGTCGAGCCACGGAGGAGGAGTGTCACGCCGTGGGCGTCCTCGCCTTCGACGTAGAACAGTTCGTCCTCGTCGTCACGAGTAACGTCGCCGTAGCCGAGGTCGTCCTCGCTCGCGCTCGTGAGGTCGGAGACGATGCTCGCACCGACGACTTCCGAGAGGAACTCGAGGTCGCTCTTCTTCGCGCGGCGGATGGCGAGGATGCCTTCCTTCGCGAGGTAGTGCTGTGCGAGGTCGTCGATCCCCTTCTGACAGAAGACGATGTCGGCGTCGAGGTCGACGATCTGCTGAACCTTCTCTTTGAGCTGTTTCTCCTCGCGGTCGAGGAACTGCTGGAGTTGGTCGGGGTCGGTGACGGAGACTTCCGTATCGACGTCAGCCTCTTCGACCTCGATGGACTGGTTGAGCAACAGGATGTCGGCGTCCGTCGCCTCGGTCGGCATGTTGTCGTGGACGGGGTCCTTGTCGACGATGCCGCCCTCGAGGAGGTCGGATTCGCCGGTTGCGCGGCCGGTCTGGGTCTCGATGTTGAGGAACTCGAGGTCGACGACGTTGTCGCCATCCTCGGTTTCGACGGTGACCTGACTGACAGCGTCGACGATGAGTTGGGCGAGGTGTTCCTTGTTGACCTCGGTGCCCTTGCCGGTCATCGACGTTTCGGCGGTCTTCCGGATGAGTTCCTCATCCGTCGTGTCGATGTCGGTTGCGATATCGTCTACTTCCTCGCGAGCCTGCTCTGCGGCCATGTGGAAGCCTTTGATGATCGCCGTCGGGTGAATGTCCTGCTCGAGGAGGTCCTCCGCGTTCTTGAGGAGCTCTCCGGCGATTGCGACGGCCGTCGTGGTCCCGTCACCGGCTTCGTCTTCTTGCGTTTCGGCGACTTCGATGATCATCTCGGCCGTCGGATTGTCGATGTCCATCTCCTGGAGGATGGTGACGCCGTCGTTGGTGATCGTTACCGATCCCATCGAGTCGACGAGCATCTTGTCCATCCCTTTCGGGCCGAGTGTCGAGCGGACGGCCTCGGCGACTGCACGGGCCGCGCTGATGTTGTAATCCTGCGCGTCTTTGTCCTTGACGCGCTGGGAGTCTTCGCTCATCACGATCATCGGCTGTCCCTGCTGCATTCGCTGGCTCATAGTCAGCTGATTCATTGATTGCCCTTCTATATATGTTCTTCGCTATTCGATACTGCTACACGATACCATTCAAAGGCCGGTACTGCCGGAGAACCCCCGTAATGGACGCCGACCGCCGTCATCACGTGCTCAGTGAAACCAGTTCACAAAACCCGTGACGAAACGGGACCATCCCGTATATTTAAATACAAGTTAGATTGCGGTCACACCGGAACGAACAGCACGACACGGAGACGCCCCCCGACGTCAGGACTCGAGCGGTTCGACTAAGGAACGATCGTCGACTGTCGGGTTGTTGACCGCCGTGGAGACGGGATACGCGCGCATGTCGGTTGCGGAAATCGGCTCGAGCAAATCCGACGGATCGTCGGCCGTCAGCCACTCCCGTTCGGCCGTTGGCTCGAGAATAACGGCCATTCGATGGTGCACGTCCTCGACGACCGCGTTCGGCTCCGTTGTGATGATAGTAAAGGTCTCGAGTGGACCGTCGTCGTCTACCTCGGTTTCGACACCGCCACCGAAGCTGTCGAGACCGGCTTGTGTCGTCTCGTCGTCCGGTTCCCAGCGCGTCCAGAGACCTGCCAGCGCGAACACCCGATTGTCCTCGTAACAGACTCTGTAGGGCTGTTTTCCGTCGTCGGTCTCGACCCACTCGTAGAACCCATCCGCGGGAACCAGACACCGACCCGCCGACGGCGTGTCGTGCTCGCCGTCGCGTTGCTCCGAAGCGCTCGGGCGGCGTTCGTACGCATCTCGAAAACTCGGTTTTTCGGCGACGGTCTCCGCACGTGCGTTGATGATCCCGTCGCTGTCGTCGTCGGCCCAGGACGGAATCAGCCCCCACTCGAGTCGCCGAATCGTCTCGGGTGCGTCGTTCGTGATCACTGGCAGGTGCTGGCCCGGTGCCATGTTGTAGCGGGGACTGAATCCGCCACTCGAGTCCACAAACCGCGCGTCGAATCGGTCCTCGAGTTCAGTTTGCTCGACGAATAGCGTGTAGCGCCCGCACATATCCGAGTCTTCGCTCGCGACGCGTATAGCGTTGGTCGCTTCTCACTCAGGTACTCGCGTCGATCCGTTGCACCACGCACAACTCGGCCGGTATGGGCCTCGTACCGACTCGAACGGCGTCGGTAGGTCCCGTGTTACGATACCCGATCACGACGGATCTGTCGACGAGACTCCCATGACGGATCGATACGAACTCCTGGTGTGTGAGGACGGCCAACTCGAGATCCGCGACCCGGACGACCCTTGTCGCTGGATCACGACCGATTCGCCCATCGAGATCAGACGCTGACCGGACGATGGATATCGGCCGACAGTGACGTCGTTACGCTCGGATGTGCTCGATTTCGTTCACTCCGTGAACGATGACTTCTCGAATCCAAATCCCGTCGTCGGGTAGCCGTTGCTCACGAGTTTGTTCGCGACAGAAGACGCCAGGACAGGGATTTGAACGACGCGAAGACGTTCCGGGCCTGCGGCCTCACTCCGTTCCGGGGCTGCGACTTCTCTCATTCAAATCCCGCTTTGTTGCGTTTCGCAATTTCGAATAACTCGCGTCGCGATGCGCCGCTCGTTGGTAGTGAAATCACGAAAACGCCAGGACAGGGATTTGAACCCTGAATCCCAAAGGGAACACGCTTTCCAGGCGTGCGCCTTACCGTTCGGCCATCCTGGCTCAAGTGAACGTAACCGCGTCCGTCGTTTAACTCTTACTTTTACTGTCGCCGCCGTGTGATTAGGGGTCATCCGACACGCGGCCGGCCGTCCACGCGAGGATTCGATACTCGAGTGCGTACGCACCGACTGCAGTGACCACACCGACGCACATCGCGACGAACGCTCCCTGCGTGATCGACACCAGTGGCTCGACGACGAGGGCGTACCCTTGCACGAGGGTCAGAAACGCCATGAAGCCGACGGCACCCCACAAGATTGCCGACATCACACGCGAGCGGTCGGTCGGAGTGTTTGGAGCGAACACGCTCGAGCGCCTACTCGAGCGTCGCGACGGCTTCGATTTCGACGCCGACGCCCTTCGGTAGGGCCGCGACCTCGAGTGCGCTACGCGCCGGTGGTTCGTCGTCGAAGTACTCGGCGTAGGTCTCGTTCATCGCCTCGAAATCGTCGATATCGTCGAGGAAGACGGTGACCTTGAGGACGTCCTCGGCCGTCGCGCCGTCGGCCTCGAGCACCGACGTGAGGTTGTCCAGTGCCTGCTCGGTCTGGGCTTCGATCGGTTCGTCCGCGAGGAGTTCGCCGTCTGTCGTCAGGGGAATCTGTCCGGCGGTGAACAGGAGTGACCCGTCGGTGGTTGCCTGGCTGTACGCGCCGACCGCAGCGGGTGCGTCGTCGGTCTCGATGATGCGTTTCATACGGTACCCCTCTCGGCGAGTTGGCTTAAAAGAACGCGGAATACCGTGACAACTGAAACGAATTATACACTGACCACCGAGCGGTCTGTCGATCAGGTGGACACCGACGTACAGCGGCTACTATAAATTCACCGAGCGGACGACGGTTCCCATCGCTGGGATTCGCTCTGAGTATCGGTATTCAGGGACAATCGCCGGGGCGCTTATACAACTCGATGGCTTGTTTGCCCGTATGAGCGAGCAAGTCGGCGAGGTCAACCGGACGTTCTGTGAAGACGATTCCGGAACCCACGAGCGTTGTCGTGCATTGATAAACGCGGTGGGAGACGGGATTGTAACCGTCGACGCCGACGGCGAACTGGCGTTTGCAAACGAACGTGCGGTGGAAATTCTCGGTCGGTCCTCCGACGAACTCACTGAATTCTCCTACGACGACTCCCGCTTGGACCCTGCCGACGAGGACGGAAACCCACTCGAGACGGGTACGTTTCCGTTCGATCGGGTTCGTGAGCAAGGTGAGCCCCTCTCCAATCGAATTATGGGGATTCGACGCCCAACAGGAGGGCGCGTCTGGCTGTCGGTCAACGGAGCACCACAGTGGAGCGAGGACGATGCGTTCGACGGTGCCGTCTTCACGTTCGAAGAGATCACCGACCAACGTGACGCGGAAAGCGAACTCGAGGAGATTCACGGCCGAGTGACCGACGGCTTCTACGCGCTCGACGAAAACTTTCGATTTACACACGTCAACGAACGTGCCGAGGAAATGATCGACTTCGATGATACGGGGTTGGTTGGGGAGCACGTGTGGGAGACGTTCGAGTGGGCAGCTACCTCGAAAATCCAAGAAGAGTACGAACGGGCGATGGAAACACAGGAGGCTACCTCGTTCGAGGTTTTGTATCCTGACCCCCTCGACGCCTGGTACGAGATCAACGCCTACCCGTCGTCGACCGGCCTGTCGGTATACTTCCAAGATATTACCGAGCGCAAGGAGCGAGAATCCGAGCGAGAGCGGATGATGGGTGAAGTACGGGACAGCGAAGAGCGATTACAACTCGCACTCGAGGCCGGCGAGATGGGGACGTGGGAACTCGACTTGCAGACCGAAGAGTCCGCCGTGCGCTCACCCCAGCACGATCGGGTTTTCGGGTACGAGTCCCCAGTCGAAGAGTGGGGATTGGAAATCTTCCTCGATCACGTTCACCCCGACGACCGTGCGGACGTGAGACAGCGCTTCGAAGACGCCTACGAAACCGGTTCGTGGGAGTTCGAGTGTCGGATACACCGAGTCGACGGCGAACAGCGGTGGATCACGGCACAAGGGGAGTTCGACTTCGACGACGACGGAACACCGATCCGCGCAGTGGGAGTTGTCCAAGATATCACCGAACGGAAGGAACGCGAACAGGCGCTCGAGGAATCCGAACGGCGCTATCGCACGCTCGCGGAGTACTTTCCGAACGGTCTCGTCACGTTGTTCGATCACGGACTCGAGTACACGTTAGCGGCGGGGCAGGGATTCGACCGAATTCCCGTCGATCCCGACGATCTCGAGGGCCACCAGTTCCACGACGTTTGGCCGGACGAGACAGTCGCCGAACTCGAACCAGCGCTTCAGTCGACACTCGACGGGGAGGAAGCACGGATCGAACTCGAGTACGCAGGTCGGGAGTGGGTGCTTCACGCGGTGCCGATCACCGACGAACAGGGCAACGTCTTTGCCGGAATGACGATGGCACAGGATATCACTGAGCAGAAAAACCGCGAGCAGTATCTGGAAGAGGCCAAGACACAACTCGAGGCCGCGACCGAAGCCGGTGCTGTCGGGACCTGGGAGTGGCACATTCCGGAAGACCAGTTCGTCACGGGTGTCTCGTTTGCCAACACGTTCGGCGTCGATCCCGAAGCCGCTCGCGAAGGCGTCCCGATCGATCGATTCTTGTCGTCGATCCACGAGGACGACCGCGACCGCGTCGCTGAACAAATCGATGAGACCATCGAACACTGCGATGAATTTGTGTCTGAGTATCGCGTCTGGAACGCAGACGACGACCTTCGATGGGTCGTCGCTCGTGGTCAGGTCGAATGCGACGAGGCAGGTGACGCCGTCAGGTTCCCCGGTGCGATCACCGACATCACGGAGCGCAAGCGAGCAGAACTCGAGGCCGAGAAGCAATCGCGGCAACTCGAGACGCTGTTTCGCGTCTTGCCCGTGGGTGTCGTGGTCGCGAACGGGGACGGATCGCTGCGCAGAGCAAACGAAACGGCGCAGGAAATCTGGGGTGGGGACGTTTTCGATTCGGAATCGGTCGGGGAGTACGAGAAGTTTTCCGCGGTATGGGCCGATTCCGGTGAGCCAGTAGGCCCGAAAGACTGGACGATGTATCAGGTCGTTCAGGGTGAAGAAGTTACGGAGCCAAACATCTTCGAAATCGAGACGTTCGACGGGCAGCGCCGAATCATCATGGAGCACGGAAAACCGGTTCGAGACGAGGACGGGAACGTGAGCCGCGCCGTCGTTACGCTCACCGATATCACCGAACG is a window of Natronorubrum sediminis DNA encoding:
- the thsB gene encoding thermosome subunit beta, with amino-acid sequence MSQRMQQGQPMIVMSEDSQRVKDKDAQDYNISAARAVAEAVRSTLGPKGMDKMLVDSMGSVTITNDGVTILQEMDIDNPTAEMIIEVAETQEDEAGDGTTTAVAIAGELLKNAEDLLEQDIHPTAIIKGFHMAAEQAREEVDDIATDIDTTDEELIRKTAETSMTGKGTEVNKEHLAQLIVDAVSQVTVETEDGDNVVDLEFLNIETQTGRATGESDLLEGGIVDKDPVHDNMPTEATDADILLLNQSIEVEEADVDTEVSVTDPDQLQQFLDREEKQLKEKVQQIVDLDADIVFCQKGIDDLAQHYLAKEGILAIRRAKKSDLEFLSEVVGASIVSDLTSASEDDLGYGDVTRDDEDELFYVEGEDAHGVTLLLRGSTDHVVDELERGVTDALDVVAQTVSDGRVLAGGGATEVELASRLRDFADSVSGREQLAVEAFADSLELVPRVLAENAGLDSIDTLVDLRAAHDDGDVQAGLNVFSSDIEDTYEAGVVEPAHAKEQAVTSASEAANLVLKIDDIISAGDLSTDKGGDEEGAPGGGMGGMGGGMGGMM
- a CDS encoding SOS response-associated peptidase, producing the protein MCGRYTLFVEQTELEDRFDARFVDSSGGFSPRYNMAPGQHLPVITNDAPETIRRLEWGLIPSWADDDSDGIINARAETVAEKPSFRDAYERRPSASEQRDGEHDTPSAGRCLVPADGFYEWVETDDGKQPYRVCYEDNRVFALAGLWTRWEPDDETTQAGLDSFGGGVETEVDDDGPLETFTIITTEPNAVVEDVHHRMAVILEPTAEREWLTADDPSDLLEPISATDMRAYPVSTAVNNPTVDDRSLVEPLES
- a CDS encoding Rid family detoxifying hydrolase, coding for MKRIIETDDAPAAVGAYSQATTDGSLLFTAGQIPLTTDGELLADEPIEAQTEQALDNLTSVLEADGATAEDVLKVTVFLDDIDDFEAMNETYAEYFDDEPPARSALEVAALPKGVGVEIEAVATLE
- a CDS encoding PAS domain-containing sensor histidine kinase, with the protein product MSEQVGEVNRTFCEDDSGTHERCRALINAVGDGIVTVDADGELAFANERAVEILGRSSDELTEFSYDDSRLDPADEDGNPLETGTFPFDRVREQGEPLSNRIMGIRRPTGGRVWLSVNGAPQWSEDDAFDGAVFTFEEITDQRDAESELEEIHGRVTDGFYALDENFRFTHVNERAEEMIDFDDTGLVGEHVWETFEWAATSKIQEEYERAMETQEATSFEVLYPDPLDAWYEINAYPSSTGLSVYFQDITERKERESERERMMGEVRDSEERLQLALEAGEMGTWELDLQTEESAVRSPQHDRVFGYESPVEEWGLEIFLDHVHPDDRADVRQRFEDAYETGSWEFECRIHRVDGEQRWITAQGEFDFDDDGTPIRAVGVVQDITERKEREQALEESERRYRTLAEYFPNGLVTLFDHGLEYTLAAGQGFDRIPVDPDDLEGHQFHDVWPDETVAELEPALQSTLDGEEARIELEYAGREWVLHAVPITDEQGNVFAGMTMAQDITEQKNREQYLEEAKTQLEAATEAGAVGTWEWHIPEDQFVTGVSFANTFGVDPEAAREGVPIDRFLSSIHEDDRDRVAEQIDETIEHCDEFVSEYRVWNADDDLRWVVARGQVECDEAGDAVRFPGAITDITERKRAELEAEKQSRQLETLFRVLPVGVVVANGDGSLRRANETAQEIWGGDVFDSESVGEYEKFSAVWADSGEPVGPKDWTMYQVVQGEEVTEPNIFEIETFDGQRRIIMEHGKPVRDEDGNVSRAVVTLTDITERRESQRKLEETVAKLEASNERLEQFAYAASHDLQEPLRMITSYLQLLEDRYGDSFDEDGQEFLEFAVDGAERMREMINGLLAYSRVDTQGGAFEPVDLNAVLDNVREDLQMRIEESDAEITSEELPRVNGDDSQLRQLFQNLLENAIEYSGDEPPQIDISVERDGRDWVFAVRDEGVGIDSTDTDRIFEVFQRLYTNEEHSGTGIGLALCRRIVERHGGEIWAESTPGEETTFVFTIPVDS